From one Enterococcus sp. DIV2402 genomic stretch:
- a CDS encoding CheR family methyltransferase: MQLNFEFFNKWVKDKLGIQLDAYKEKQMQRRIANIVESRGVKTLEAYAKLLERDPVAKQEFLEHITINVTEFYRNRDLFDTFEKNLVKLNQQFPRLKIWSAACSIGAEPYTLAMILQKNKIQTAKIIATDIDRTILQKAKDATYKPNEIKNIPTVDRDLYFNKLANEQYQLKDPIKRQVMFKKHDLLKDRYEDKCHIIVCRNVTIYFKNDARDEVYRKFSESLLPGGILFTGATETINFSEKFGLKKIDSFIYQKM, translated from the coding sequence ATGCAACTAAATTTTGAATTTTTTAATAAATGGGTCAAAGATAAGTTAGGCATTCAGTTGGATGCATATAAAGAAAAACAAATGCAACGACGAATCGCTAATATTGTGGAATCTCGTGGAGTTAAAACGTTAGAAGCTTATGCAAAACTTTTAGAACGTGATCCTGTAGCGAAACAAGAATTTTTGGAACATATTACCATTAATGTGACAGAATTCTATCGTAACCGAGATTTATTTGATACGTTTGAAAAAAATCTTGTCAAATTAAATCAGCAATTTCCACGTTTGAAAATTTGGAGTGCAGCATGTTCGATAGGTGCTGAACCCTATACGTTAGCGATGATTTTACAAAAAAATAAAATTCAAACTGCAAAAATTATTGCAACAGATATTGATCGGACAATTCTCCAAAAAGCAAAAGACGCCACCTATAAACCCAATGAAATTAAGAATATTCCAACGGTTGATCGCGATTTATATTTCAATAAACTTGCTAATGAGCAATATCAATTAAAAGATCCAATTAAACGACAAGTAATGTTCAAAAAGCATGATTTGTTAAAAGATCGTTACGAAGATAAATGTCACATCATTGTTTGTCGAAATGTCACCATTTATTTTAAAAATGATGCGCGTGATGAAGTGTATCGCAAATTTAGCGAGTCACTACTACCTGGAGGCATTCTATTTACAGGAGCAACAGAAACAATCAATTTTTCAGAGAAATTTGGATTGAAAAAAATTGATTCGTTTATTTATCAAAAAATGTAG
- a CDS encoding chemotaxis protein CheW, with the protein MDDNSIYRTLFFEETDDHLQQLNDNVLELESNPNDASLLNEIFRSAHTLKGMAATMGYDVMTELTHKMENIFEKFKEGSVDVTSSSISLVFRCLDKLSSLVEDLREEKELTHESIEGLLAELNIVEQGSIQESTQESEPTDVVVDVPQANDLVVGFRQLEDSDLHVIKSAINDDYQSYSISVRLEEDSLLKGPRAFLIMEKLEQEGDILHTEPTTEALEEGDFDSDFHVIYLTKNESERVLENLMGNSEVEEVKVEHFDETRHILGAQLFEPLPVEDVEIVQVATVDEETVEKAVEPTVVNEPKTETTNKPAQQHHNNNNNQSIRVDLSRLDLFLNLVSELVVYRNQLEEVSTRANIADIKESLEQVSRLTSELQDLVLKIRMQQVKVVFSRFPRMVRDLSNELNKEMDLIITGEETELDKTVVSELSEPLVHLLRNSVDHGIELPEERERLGKERKGTIRLSAFQEGNQVMITIEDDGKGLDPAVIGASAERKGISIDGLNDEEIQQLIFHPGFSTAKEVTNISGRGVGMDVVKSKITSLGGTIELRSQVNVGTLFIIKLPLTLSIIEALMVRIGNENFAIPLDIVERVVMIREAEIEETLNEEVYEFQGEMIPIIRTNELLGVETNHTGKHYAIIVNIDQRYYGILSDELIGQQEIVIKKIDNILQQIRKYQGATILGDGSIALILDINAICHDQRK; encoded by the coding sequence GTGGATGATAACAGTATTTATCGTACACTATTCTTCGAAGAAACAGATGACCATCTACAACAGTTAAATGACAATGTATTGGAATTAGAAAGTAATCCCAATGATGCCAGCCTATTGAATGAAATCTTTCGTTCAGCTCATACCTTAAAAGGGATGGCAGCAACGATGGGCTATGATGTGATGACCGAATTAACTCATAAAATGGAAAATATCTTTGAAAAATTCAAAGAAGGTTCGGTTGATGTAACAAGTAGTTCAATCTCATTAGTTTTTCGTTGTTTGGATAAGTTATCTAGCTTAGTCGAAGATTTACGTGAAGAAAAAGAGTTAACGCATGAATCAATTGAAGGTTTATTAGCGGAATTAAATATAGTTGAACAAGGCTCAATTCAAGAATCAACTCAAGAATCAGAACCTACAGATGTCGTTGTCGATGTTCCTCAAGCAAATGATTTAGTTGTGGGCTTTAGACAATTGGAAGATAGTGATTTGCATGTTATTAAAAGTGCAATTAACGATGATTATCAATCGTATAGTATCTCTGTTCGTCTAGAAGAAGATTCCTTGTTGAAAGGACCTCGTGCCTTTTTAATAATGGAAAAATTAGAACAAGAAGGCGATATTCTCCATACGGAACCGACTACTGAAGCACTAGAAGAAGGTGATTTTGATTCGGATTTCCACGTTATTTATCTAACGAAAAATGAGTCAGAACGTGTGTTAGAAAATCTAATGGGAAATAGCGAAGTGGAAGAAGTCAAAGTGGAACATTTTGATGAGACACGTCATATTCTAGGAGCACAACTATTTGAACCACTACCAGTTGAAGACGTAGAAATTGTTCAAGTAGCAACAGTGGATGAAGAAACAGTGGAAAAAGCAGTAGAGCCTACTGTAGTGAATGAGCCAAAAACGGAAACAACGAATAAACCTGCGCAACAACACCATAACAACAATAATAATCAATCAATTCGGGTTGATTTATCACGTTTAGATTTATTTTTAAATCTTGTTTCGGAACTAGTGGTTTATCGTAACCAATTAGAAGAAGTAAGCACTCGTGCCAATATAGCAGATATTAAAGAATCACTTGAGCAAGTTTCTCGTTTAACTTCAGAATTACAAGATTTAGTTTTGAAGATTCGTATGCAGCAAGTCAAAGTTGTGTTTAGCCGCTTCCCACGAATGGTCCGCGATTTGTCCAACGAATTAAACAAAGAAATGGATTTAATTATTACGGGGGAAGAAACAGAGCTAGATAAAACAGTTGTTTCTGAATTGAGTGAACCCCTTGTTCATTTATTAAGAAACTCAGTCGATCATGGAATTGAGCTGCCAGAAGAGCGGGAGCGTTTAGGCAAAGAACGTAAAGGAACCATTCGCTTGTCTGCATTTCAAGAAGGAAATCAAGTCATGATTACGATTGAAGATGACGGAAAAGGGTTGGATCCAGCAGTCATTGGTGCAAGCGCTGAAAGAAAAGGGATATCTATAGATGGGTTAAATGATGAAGAAATTCAACAATTAATTTTCCATCCAGGTTTCTCAACAGCTAAAGAAGTCACCAATATTTCTGGTCGCGGGGTAGGCATGGATGTTGTAAAATCGAAAATCACTTCATTGGGTGGAACGATAGAACTACGTAGCCAAGTCAATGTAGGTACGCTTTTTATTATCAAACTGCCATTGACCTTGTCCATTATCGAAGCATTAATGGTTCGAATAGGAAATGAAAATTTTGCTATTCCATTAGATATTGTGGAACGTGTCGTAATGATTCGCGAAGCAGAAATCGAAGAAACATTGAACGAGGAAGTTTATGAATTCCAAGGGGAAATGATCCCGATTATTCGCACGAATGAATTATTAGGAGTCGAAACGAATCACACAGGTAAACACTATGCCATCATTGTGAATATCGATCAACGTTATTACGGTATTTTATCGGATGAATTAATCGGGCAACAAGAAATTGTAATTAAGAAAATTGATAATATTTTACAACAAATTAGAAAGTATCAAGGCGCAACGATATTAGGAGATGGCTCCATTGCCCTTATCCTAGATATCAATGCGATTTGTCATGACCAGAGGAAATAA
- a CDS encoding chemotaxis protein CheC codes for MAYTDLQLDGLREIINIGGGHAATSISMMVNRTIDMRVPEVEILSYDKLYEQILSENEEVYAVVSQILGDVRGVFLFVLTNSAADKMTEFMIGTTDFNDEVKHSAVNELTNIVSNSFLGAIGSFLNNQLLSSLPMIQYDYFGAIISSIYMELNQFDDQIMVIRNEFTYDADKLDASLFFIPEEGVIEKFLTTLGI; via the coding sequence ATGGCTTATACAGATTTACAATTAGATGGATTAAGAGAAATTATCAATATCGGCGGTGGTCATGCAGCAACGAGCATCTCCATGATGGTTAACCGCACGATAGATATGCGTGTACCTGAAGTTGAAATTTTAAGTTATGACAAACTTTATGAACAAATTTTATCAGAAAATGAAGAAGTGTATGCGGTAGTTAGTCAAATTTTAGGTGATGTCCGTGGCGTATTTTTATTTGTGTTAACAAACTCAGCTGCAGATAAAATGACTGAATTTATGATAGGAACTACTGATTTTAATGATGAAGTCAAACATTCTGCTGTGAATGAGCTGACGAATATCGTTTCGAATTCTTTTTTAGGTGCGATTGGTAGTTTTTTAAATAATCAATTGCTTTCATCTTTACCTATGATACAATATGATTATTTTGGTGCGATTATTAGTAGTATTTACATGGAATTAAATCAGTTTGATGATCAAATTATGGTTATTCGTAATGAGTTTACGTACGATGCAGATAAATTAGACGCGTCTTTGTTTTTTATACCAGAAGAAGGCGTTATTGAAAAATTTTTAACAACTTTAGGAATTTGA
- a CDS encoding response regulator, which translates to MAKKILIVDDAVFMRMKLKDILEKNGYEVVGEAQNGQEAFEKYQAVKPDLVTMDITMPEVDGLEALKMIREVDGAAKVVMCSAMGQQGMVMDAIRAGAVDFIVKPFDTDRVIKAVDKALS; encoded by the coding sequence ATGGCAAAAAAAATATTAATTGTAGATGACGCGGTATTTATGCGTATGAAATTAAAAGATATTTTGGAAAAAAATGGCTATGAAGTAGTTGGCGAAGCACAAAATGGGCAAGAAGCTTTCGAAAAATATCAAGCAGTAAAACCAGACTTAGTAACGATGGACATTACAATGCCAGAAGTAGATGGTTTAGAGGCATTGAAAATGATTCGTGAAGTGGATGGAGCAGCTAAAGTTGTTATGTGTAGTGCGATGGGGCAACAAGGTATGGTAATGGATGCTATCCGTGCTGGAGCAGTTGATTTTATCGTTAAACCATTCGATACAGATCGTGTCATCAAAGCTGTAGATAAAGCTCTTTCTTAA
- a CDS encoding chemotaxis protein CheW, producing MQMILFKMNHQNFLISADAVEEVIDTIRITKVPLAPHWVEGLINLRGTVLTVVNLSQLIGVPSAETNRNILIMKQNEEKKGLLIEEVVEVVDIEADDIQLTDEDGYEYYSGIVSFPDKVANVIQVNHMIFE from the coding sequence ATGCAAATGATTCTATTTAAAATGAATCATCAAAACTTTCTCATCTCAGCAGATGCTGTGGAAGAAGTAATCGATACAATTCGCATTACGAAAGTTCCTTTGGCACCGCATTGGGTAGAAGGATTGATTAATTTACGAGGAACGGTATTAACAGTGGTAAATCTATCACAATTAATTGGCGTTCCTTCCGCAGAAACCAACCGAAATATTTTAATCATGAAGCAAAACGAAGAGAAAAAAGGCTTGCTGATTGAAGAAGTAGTTGAAGTTGTAGATATTGAAGCAGATGATATTCAGTTAACGGATGAGGATGGATATGAATACTATTCAGGTATTGTATCATTCCCAGATAAGGTAGCAAATGTGATTCAAGTAAATCACATGATTTTTGAGTAA
- the fliM gene encoding flagellar motor switch protein FliM, which produces MDQVLSQQEIDNLLSAMSSGEITQETVEIENEQSKIKNYDFRRPTKLSKEYINTLYMIFEDFSKMGSNALSTQLRTNAAFQLAAIEQISYEEFIHSIPKFTLLGLLQSEPMNGIQIIEMNPQLCMLLVELLCGGTEIHQQQGENAEENLADKKSFTDIELAILEEIMSQLTSAFEHSWKDIVNLSTVLGGMDTNPQLLQNMSPNEPVVLVTFTVKIFKVQTFINICIPYVFFEGIVDKLSFRNWFDSNKTSSQEDSDELQKSLNGVDLELEVLLGEAQMSLSDFLHLVPGDVIKLDRKITDPLDTFIEGKPFYRVIPGKKGDQYAIELIDKLEGDQNE; this is translated from the coding sequence TTGGATCAGGTATTGTCGCAACAAGAGATTGATAATCTGTTAAGTGCCATGAGCAGTGGTGAGATTACTCAAGAAACAGTTGAAATAGAAAACGAACAATCCAAGATTAAGAATTACGATTTTCGAAGACCAACCAAGCTTTCAAAAGAATATATCAATACATTGTATATGATTTTTGAAGACTTTTCGAAAATGGGAAGTAATGCGTTATCGACACAGTTAAGAACGAATGCAGCCTTTCAGTTGGCAGCAATCGAACAAATCAGTTATGAGGAGTTTATCCATTCAATTCCTAAATTTACATTATTAGGCTTGTTACAATCAGAACCGATGAATGGGATTCAAATCATTGAGATGAATCCGCAGCTGTGTATGTTGTTGGTCGAATTGTTGTGTGGTGGAACAGAAATCCATCAACAACAAGGAGAAAATGCAGAAGAAAATTTGGCAGATAAGAAGTCTTTTACAGATATTGAATTAGCAATTTTAGAAGAAATTATGTCTCAATTGACGTCCGCCTTTGAGCATTCTTGGAAGGATATTGTTAATCTATCAACTGTACTAGGAGGAATGGATACAAACCCCCAATTGTTGCAAAATATGTCTCCAAATGAACCTGTTGTGTTAGTTACCTTTACTGTGAAAATTTTTAAAGTGCAAACATTTATTAACATTTGTATTCCATATGTTTTCTTTGAAGGTATTGTTGATAAATTGAGTTTCCGTAACTGGTTTGATTCGAATAAAACATCGAGCCAAGAAGATTCTGATGAATTACAAAAGAGTTTGAACGGTGTTGACTTAGAGCTAGAAGTTCTTTTAGGAGAGGCTCAAATGAGTCTTTCTGATTTCCTTCACTTGGTACCAGGTGACGTGATTAAATTAGACCGTAAAATCACTGACCCATTAGATACATTTATTGAAGGAAAACCTTTCTATCGCGTAATTCCAGGTAAGAAAGGTGACCAATATGCAATTGAATTAATAGATAAATTGGAAGGAGATCAGAACGAATGA
- the fliY gene encoding flagellar motor switch phosphatase FliY, whose protein sequence is MSESLSQEEIDAMLNGGSIPTQASESDNSLTEQDKFDIIGEVGNISMSQAATTLSSILNRRVMITTPRVAKVKFGEILKGLAAPKVSTTVEFKEGLYGTNLMLLEVSDAIIIADLMMGGEGDPKNTQFTELELSAVAEAMNQMIGSASTSMATMINRKVDILPPVVNLWENEAAIDYDGIVSDEDIYRISFSLNVEGVIESEIMQIFTNEVVNEIMEAMLADQAEDLRQPVPEVEKKVVQPEPQPVQTQPSQPIQQAQPEPQWQQSTQQTQRKVEINQAEFQPLTARPSVDGDNLDLILDVPLDLSVILGKSKKSIKEILSLNTGSVVELDKLTDEPLEILVNGKLIATGEVVVINENFGVRITNILSPKQRLHHLN, encoded by the coding sequence ATGAGTGAAAGTCTGTCACAAGAAGAAATCGATGCAATGTTAAATGGAGGTTCTATTCCTACTCAAGCAAGTGAGTCGGATAATTCATTAACAGAGCAAGATAAGTTTGATATTATTGGTGAAGTAGGCAATATTTCGATGTCTCAAGCAGCGACAACATTGTCTTCTATCCTAAATCGACGCGTGATGATTACTACACCACGTGTTGCAAAAGTAAAATTTGGGGAAATTTTAAAAGGGTTAGCCGCACCCAAAGTTTCAACCACTGTTGAGTTTAAAGAAGGATTATATGGCACGAACTTGATGCTATTAGAAGTTAGCGATGCGATTATTATTGCTGATTTAATGATGGGTGGCGAGGGTGATCCTAAAAATACCCAGTTTACTGAATTGGAATTAAGCGCTGTAGCTGAAGCGATGAACCAAATGATTGGCTCTGCATCTACTTCGATGGCAACCATGATTAATCGTAAAGTTGATATTTTACCCCCTGTTGTAAACTTATGGGAAAATGAGGCAGCGATTGATTATGACGGAATCGTTTCAGATGAAGATATTTATCGTATCTCCTTTTCATTAAATGTCGAGGGCGTTATTGAAAGTGAAATTATGCAAATCTTTACAAATGAGGTAGTCAACGAAATTATGGAAGCCATGTTGGCTGATCAAGCAGAAGACTTACGTCAACCTGTACCTGAAGTTGAGAAAAAAGTTGTTCAACCAGAGCCACAGCCAGTGCAAACACAACCGTCACAACCCATTCAGCAAGCACAACCAGAACCACAATGGCAACAATCAACGCAACAAACCCAGCGTAAAGTAGAAATAAATCAAGCAGAATTTCAACCACTAACTGCAAGACCAAGCGTGGATGGTGATAATTTAGACTTGATTTTAGATGTACCATTGGATTTAAGTGTAATTTTAGGTAAGAGTAAAAAATCTATTAAAGAGATTTTATCTTTAAACACAGGTTCTGTTGTTGAATTAGATAAGCTAACAGATGAGCCATTAGAAATTTTAGTGAATGGTAAACTTATAGCTACTGGAGAAGTTGTCGTAATTAACGAAAACTTTGGTGTCCGTATAACTAATATCTTATCGCCAAAACAACGATTGCATCATTTAAACTAA
- the flgM gene encoding flagellar biosynthesis anti-sigma factor FlgM → MKIERGYGEYKEHILQSKKKQAETAYSQSKAIPAAKDNIDLSETTQKIRQTQANEKAETARSEKVAALKKAIQEGTYQVSAEEIATSMVQAMKTAKD, encoded by the coding sequence ATGAAAATCGAAAGAGGTTATGGCGAATATAAAGAACATATACTACAGTCGAAAAAAAAGCAGGCCGAGACAGCTTATAGCCAATCAAAAGCAATTCCTGCAGCTAAGGATAATATTGATTTGTCTGAGACGACACAAAAAATTCGACAAACGCAAGCGAACGAAAAAGCAGAAACTGCTCGTTCGGAGAAAGTAGCTGCATTGAAAAAAGCGATTCAAGAAGGAACCTATCAAGTGTCTGCCGAAGAAATTGCGACAAGTATGGTACAAGCAATGAAAACAGCAAAGGACTAA
- a CDS encoding flagellar protein FlgN, with product MTTTEFERKLVTFFNLLKKEKNYLIKGQSEKLEELVGKKEAFVPLFNAYTGEVTDKMRELIQQIQFQQEENLLLTKQAISYQEVLMQAVKDTMQSATKQTYSKSPNTPYQQQAPTSLVDTEF from the coding sequence ATGACAACGACTGAATTTGAACGTAAATTAGTAACATTTTTTAATTTATTAAAAAAAGAAAAAAATTACCTTATCAAGGGACAATCTGAGAAACTAGAAGAATTAGTGGGAAAAAAAGAAGCGTTTGTTCCACTATTTAATGCTTATACTGGTGAAGTGACAGATAAGATGCGTGAGTTAATTCAGCAAATTCAATTTCAACAAGAAGAGAATTTGCTGCTAACCAAACAGGCAATCAGTTACCAAGAGGTATTGATGCAAGCCGTTAAAGATACCATGCAATCAGCAACCAAACAGACCTATTCAAAGTCACCAAACACACCTTATCAACAACAAGCACCAACAAGCCTTGTAGATACAGAATTTTAG
- the flgK gene encoding flagellar hook-associated protein FlgK: MTGLFGMLGTATRGMNANQTALQTSGHNIANTNTDGYSRQRVHMTTERPYYMTGVGAIGMGVSASSVDRIVDPFIRNQTRDAYSKFRMYEQKSDALGQLEHFMNEPSETGVINQLSVMYDAWSKLGSNPELVTSKSLVIENSASFADMVREMAGQISQLKGEVTSNIEKGAMDFNEKLEQLSILNDQIFSISSNGNVPNDLLDTRDSLLKDIAGLADISTTFDSYGRVSELKIGGKSGETVLDINGHKKISVVSAENTISVGGDANNKVTFTSNLPVGTIVIEGYTPTEPAFKAVDVNEGEIGGFQAASKEIDVRLEELNTFVTKFAETINTAYRNEAGIDFFDLGTDSTKVLENIKVIQSLQENPATLKTGKGATPAPGDGSLAKDIEKLFNTKDAGDQMTFSERYNNIVTKNGISKQQADNIAASQLTVLNQLEYKNESISGVNLNEEVSDVIRFSQAFQANARVIQTISDMLDTLINRTGA; the protein is encoded by the coding sequence ATGACAGGTTTATTCGGGATGTTAGGCACCGCAACACGCGGGATGAATGCCAATCAGACAGCCTTACAAACAAGTGGACATAATATAGCGAATACAAATACAGACGGTTATTCACGCCAACGCGTACATATGACAACAGAACGTCCTTATTATATGACAGGCGTCGGAGCAATTGGGATGGGTGTTTCTGCATCAAGTGTGGATCGTATTGTGGATCCTTTTATCCGAAATCAAACGCGTGATGCGTATTCAAAATTCCGTATGTATGAACAAAAATCAGATGCCTTGGGACAATTGGAACATTTTATGAATGAACCTTCTGAAACAGGAGTTATCAATCAATTATCGGTGATGTATGATGCGTGGTCTAAATTAGGCAGTAATCCAGAATTAGTTACTTCCAAATCTTTAGTTATTGAAAATTCCGCTTCTTTTGCCGACATGGTTCGCGAAATGGCAGGGCAAATTTCTCAGTTAAAAGGAGAAGTTACTAGCAATATTGAAAAAGGTGCGATGGATTTCAATGAGAAATTAGAACAGCTATCCATTCTAAATGACCAAATTTTTTCGATTTCTTCAAATGGAAATGTACCTAATGACTTATTAGATACCCGTGATTCTTTGTTAAAAGACATCGCTGGATTAGCAGATATTTCTACCACTTTCGATAGCTATGGACGTGTATCAGAGTTAAAGATTGGTGGGAAAAGCGGTGAAACTGTTTTAGACATTAATGGACATAAAAAAATTAGTGTCGTTTCTGCTGAAAATACAATTTCTGTGGGTGGCGATGCCAATAATAAAGTAACTTTTACGAGTAATTTACCAGTAGGAACTATTGTTATTGAAGGATATACACCAACCGAGCCAGCTTTCAAGGCGGTGGATGTCAATGAAGGAGAGATTGGTGGTTTCCAAGCAGCCAGTAAAGAAATTGATGTTCGTTTAGAAGAATTAAATACGTTCGTCACTAAATTTGCCGAGACGATTAATACCGCTTATCGCAATGAAGCAGGAATTGACTTCTTTGATTTAGGAACAGATTCTACAAAAGTCTTAGAAAATATCAAAGTGATACAATCTTTACAAGAGAATCCGGCTACGTTGAAAACTGGAAAAGGAGCTACTCCCGCTCCAGGAGATGGTTCATTGGCCAAAGATATCGAAAAACTGTTTAATACAAAAGATGCCGGCGATCAAATGACGTTTTCTGAACGCTACAATAATATTGTCACGAAAAACGGAATTTCCAAACAGCAAGCAGATAATATTGCAGCATCTCAACTTACAGTATTAAATCAATTAGAATATAAAAATGAATCAATCTCTGGTGTAAACTTGAATGAGGAAGTTTCGGATGTTATCCGTTTTTCACAAGCATTTCAAGCAAATGCACGTGTTATTCAAACAATTTCAGATATGCTTGATACTTTAATCAACAGAACAGGAGCGTAG
- the flgL gene encoding flagellar hook-associated protein FlgL has protein sequence MRVSTNVTYNDFIKNLGANASKVQKTLNQLSSLKEVSQSSDNPLLVSKIMNLNVSLSRNATFNQEIKDTRSWVQTQDSALSNVGDSMRRIRDLIQSTGSGTKDADAVRANKNEIQQEIQGIVEALNTNFDGRYIFGGQNTTEPPFAVVRSNPADPQSEVVGISYNGSTVDISREIADNVTIDVPTNGNAMMSVNGKNLNDFFGKVINQMNIYLGETNQTPPPPAGNDADLKIFAEDFMKQIDTFSDNIVNFRTKIGAVDNRLESAQQRNESDKVNLTSALSERQDVDIAEKYMEYQNQMLAYQTTMAMGTKIMQTTILDYVR, from the coding sequence ATGCGAGTTTCAACAAATGTCACATATAACGATTTTATCAAAAACTTAGGCGCCAACGCCTCAAAAGTTCAAAAAACATTAAATCAATTATCAAGCTTAAAAGAAGTGAGCCAATCATCAGATAATCCACTATTGGTTTCTAAAATTATGAACTTAAATGTGTCATTATCTCGTAATGCAACATTTAACCAAGAAATTAAAGATACTCGTTCTTGGGTGCAAACACAAGATAGTGCATTATCGAATGTTGGAGATTCAATGCGTCGTATTCGAGATTTAATTCAATCAACAGGTTCAGGAACGAAAGATGCTGATGCGGTTCGTGCAAATAAAAATGAAATCCAACAAGAAATTCAAGGAATTGTGGAAGCGTTGAATACCAATTTTGATGGACGGTATATTTTTGGTGGGCAAAACACAACTGAACCACCCTTTGCAGTTGTTAGAAGTAATCCAGCAGATCCTCAAAGTGAAGTGGTAGGAATTTCTTACAATGGGTCAACAGTGGATATTTCTCGTGAAATTGCAGATAATGTGACGATTGACGTCCCTACTAATGGCAATGCGATGATGAGTGTAAATGGCAAAAATTTAAATGACTTTTTTGGTAAAGTCATTAATCAAATGAACATCTATTTAGGCGAAACCAATCAAACACCACCACCACCTGCTGGTAATGATGCTGATTTAAAAATTTTTGCGGAAGATTTTATGAAACAAATCGATACATTTAGTGACAACATTGTCAATTTCCGTACTAAAATTGGGGCAGTCGATAATCGCTTAGAATCTGCACAACAACGTAATGAATCAGATAAAGTTAATTTAACAAGCGCTCTATCTGAACGACAAGATGTTGATATTGCAGAAAAATATATGGAGTATCAAAATCAAATGTTAGCCTATCAAACAACGATGGCTATGGGCACGAAGATTATGCAAACAACAATTTTGGATTATGTCCGTTAA